Genomic DNA from Solanum dulcamara chromosome 4, daSolDulc1.2, whole genome shotgun sequence:
CATAATAATGTCTTTCAAGCAAAAATCATGCCATATACTGATGATCGAAGCATTGTTACCTGTGCTGCCGATGGACAGGTAGCTACTTTTGTTGGTTTCTTTCTTCATGATGTTTCATGTAGGTCATCGTTTTCCTATATGGTATGCTATCTTCGCCtgacatttaattattttttccttgATCTTCCTGAAAGGACGGAACTTATTTCCTTCTGAGGGGTTGCCGATGTACTTTGAAACTACAAAAGGATTATCGTTCACTTCTGCTACTACATCCAGtgagaaaaaagaaattgtTACTTTACACTTTTAAATGATAACAATCATGCAGGTGAGACAAGCACAGATTCTAGAACATGGGAAGGTGGAAACAAAGTTGCTGGCCAAACATCAAGGACGAGCTCACAAATTGGCAATTGAACCTGCAAGCCCCCATATTGTTTACACTTGTGGAGAAGATGGATTAGTTCAACATGTGAGTTACGTGTAGTTCTATAGTCGTTACCTTCCTAACATGTTGTGGCaggttttattttttgaaatataataCAAACTGTtaccttctcaaaaaaaaaaaatagttgttCCCTTCCTCActgttttctttcaaaattttctcttttttttttttttttggggggggggggggggttaggAAGACTTGGATAGTGTGGCGCAGGGAGAATGTATGAAGAAAAACAGTTAGTAGTTAGTACAGTTCTTATGGATTAAGCTCTCTTGAAAACTCACATTTTGTGAAAATAATTTGCATTCATGTGTGCACATGGTAAAAATAGagcacaaaaattaaataatttgattttttactCAGAATCGTTTAAATAGAGCACAAAAAGACACCAGGTGCCTTCTTCCCATCTGTCCAAATTTTGGTGGGTAGAGTTATCTGTTACTTGTGTTTGGCGGGGGTACTTGTGCTGGTGAGATATAGTAGGTATCTCGTGGAATTAGTGAAGTACGCAAGCTAGCCTGGACACCAGTGGTTATATGAAAAAGCATAGTTATAAATCAAACTCTTAAGGAATAATATGCTGCAGGAAAATAATGATACAATGTCCTTTATAATGTTGTAAATGATTGCTCAAAACATAATGGTTTTACGGTAATAAAGAGTTAATACAGAAAAACTAGAATACTGAAATACCAATAGATTGAGACTTTGACAAGTAGGTATGGATGTGGTTGAAGTTTCCCACAGATTCTTTTCGTCAGAGCGTTATATGGCTAACGATTTGATTCAATGTGTTCTTACAGATAGACTTGAGAACAGACACTGCTACAGAGCTTTTTACTTGCCAACCCTTGCGGGTGAGGAGATATATGTCTGTACTTCATCTAAATGCAATTACGATAGATCCAAGAAAACCCTATTTGTTTGCTGTTGCTGGATCAGATGAATTTGCTAGAATTTTCGACATTCGCAAATATAAGTGGGATGGATCCACTGATTTTGGCCAGCCGGCTGACTACTTCTGTCCCCCACATCTAGTTGGTGATGAGAATGTGGGGATAACAGGCTTGGCTTTCTCTGACCAGAGTGAGCTTCTTGTTTCatataatgaagaaaatatttatcttttCACAAAGGACATGGGGCTGGGACCTGATCCATCCCCTACTTCGCCATTGTACAATGAAAGTGATGAGAGTGAAATGGGCCAAGATCACGAATCTGATGCGTCTGCAGTTGACATGAAGTCTGGAGCAAACATTGGTCCACAAGTCTACAAGGGGCACAGAAACTCTGAAACAGTGAAGGGTGTGAACTTTTTTGGGCCCAAGTGTGAATATGTTGTGAGTGGATCAGATTGTGGTAGAATTTTCATATGGAAGAAAAGGGGTGGGGATCTTGTTCGTGTTATGGAAGCAGATAAGCATGTAGTGAACTGCATTGAGTCCCATCCTCATACCGCGGTGCTTGCCAGCAGTGGAATTGAGAATGACATAAAAATATGGACTCCAAAAGCCACTGAAAGAGCTAATTTACCTACAAATATTCAAAAGGTATgtgatatcaaaataaaaattcaattttgaagCAATTGAGTTTCTTTATTGTAGGTTCTTTAGCTTGTTTGTCTTAACCATTTTGTTGGAAATAATACACAAGTCACTTCTATTGATGGACGATGGGAGGGAAATGTTTTATTTGTTCTCAATATCTCAAGATTTTATCATTGGGTCATTATAAACTTGGTTCACCTTTTTCAGGCATTACCCAAAATTGTAGGAGTAAATAAGTTATACATTACAAGTTCTCCTTGATTTCAGGTGCCAACATACCCTGATCACTTAATGCTAAGCTAGTAATTGGACAACATTTAGTCGGATTGCTACTTATTTGAAATATTACCATACGACAAATGGTCAATAATTATGTATTCAAACTTCGTACCTAATAGATATCAAAACACGAAATTAGTGGAAATATCATCTCTTGAAATTTGAATGGTTCTTTTTTCAATTGCATCCCTTATTAAACCTCACttaggcctcatttgttttcaCTAAAATTAATATGTCTGAATCTGAATGcacatctgaatattaagataatGCATTAAGATCggaatatttaataattaagaCTGTTTGTTTTCTCAACATctgaatatataaaatttatctttgtttaaaaaataataaatataaaattcaaataaaatactaaattaatttaatattgtatcaattaaatattttaaattttgtacaTGGCAATTGGTGCCGATGATGACTAACGATGGTGATTGTGTGTGTCGATTGATATGGTGGTTGTAGGTAGTATTTTATGGTATAGTGGTTATTAACCGTGGTTATTGGTGGTGGCGGTTGATAATTAGCAGTGGAATGATACTGATACCTAACGGTGGTGGTGAATGATGATGATGGTTAATGATATATAATGTTGACTAATGGTGGTAATTATCGGTTTTGCTTAGTTGGATGTAATAATGGTTGGTGGTGATGATTGCAGATGATGGCTAATGGTGATGGCGATCGATTTTGGTGATTGCCGGCAGTAGTGGTTGTGGTTGGGCTGAGGATACTAGTTGTGGATGGTAATTGGTGGTGATTAATAGTGGTGGTAGTTGTGATTAAAATGGTGGTTGTGGTTGGTTGGTGTTAGTAGATGGAGCAACGGCGAACTGTTATCTTCGTACAAATTCTTAAATAGACATCTTAATAATATTAAGCCTTTGTagatcttaatcattcagatcTATTTGAATCCATTAATTAgttgtaaaataagaaaaacaaacgTACCTAATGATTAAGATCTGAATAATTAAGACTCAGACTTTGACAACAAACAGACTTAATGACTCAGATCTGAATGATTGAGATTAAGACCTTCATTAAGTGCATTGAACCTAAGTTATAAGAGAATTGGATTTTTACTCAAAAACTTGACTATAAAGATGTTAAAGCATTGAACTAAGACACTTATAGTTGTAAACTTATTTCCAGCTCATTCTGATCATTCTAATAAGAGATGAATGTAAGGCTGTTTTCAACCCTGAATGATGTCCTTGTtcattgttattgtttttacaGAAAAGGATCAAAACTACCCTCGAACTATTCGAAATAGACCACATATATCCTTCATTTATTTTTGGTCTCAAATATACCCTCGCCGTTACCAAAGGAGACCACTAATACCCCTTCACTTAAGGGTTGGTCATTTCAGCTGATATGACAGTGCCACATGGAAAATATAACCACATGGATGGCCACGTCAGTCTCTCTCCCTCTTCCTCTTTAGTTCGGGAGTATATTgtgaccttttttttttatagtttttaatttttttttgaattttctacACCACCACATATCCCCCTCCCTCCACAACCCCACccactaatttatttattttttgtagttATTGATTATtacttttttgaattttctacACCTacggaaaaaaaattaaaaattagaaagaaaaaaaaaaggtcaaaaattGTAATTTTGACCCAAAAAAGTTCAAATGTTATTGTATCTATCATCCAGAAAGCCACAAAGATATAGTGCATGGATAAGGTTTCACTGTTCCACTTATTACAGATGATCGGATGTTATTTGTAGAGAATCATGTTTCTATGTAGATTCACCACTTTTTGCATACCTCTTTTATTCTGGGAATTTTCCTGCAACATTACTAGAATTTATCACCTTATCATGAAAAGAAAGCCACAAAAGTAAATGAGGTTTCCCTTACCGGAAAAAAGAATAAGATATATGCGGTTTCGCTGAAGTATCTTACTGCGAAATGATCTTGTCTTGCCcggggaaaaaagaagaaaagaaactaaGTAAAGGTACTTGGAAAGTATCTAAGAAAGGTGAAGCAGGATCAA
This window encodes:
- the LOC129885290 gene encoding uncharacterized protein LOC129885290 isoform X1 yields the protein MMRKMTRSSIDCAVVDVWKRAVGELSTRNFAHRLGASEDLVLRLDVFRKLEKHRGCVNTVSFNADGDIVISGSDDRRIILWDWETGKIVLSFHSGHHNNVFQAKIMPYTDDRSIVTCAADGQVRQAQILEHGKVETKLLAKHQGRAHKLAIEPASPHIVYTCGEDGLVQHIDLRTDTATELFTCQPLRVRRYMSVLHLNAITIDPRKPYLFAVAGSDEFARIFDIRKYKWDGSTDFGQPADYFCPPHLVGDENVGITGLAFSDQSELLVSYNEENIYLFTKDMGLGPDPSPTSPLYNESDESEMGQDHESDASAVDMKSGANIGPQVYKGHRNSETVKGVNFFGPKCEYVVSGSDCGRIFIWKKRGGDLVRVMEADKHVVNCIESHPHTAVLASSGIENDIKIWTPKATERANLPTNIQKGSTPRQFHLFDFGGDEDNRIYFFGDGSDDDYGGSSDNEDEDDSDMDEDEDDFSDGMDDDDDDDDDDDNDDDDDDDDDGFEDLDIHEDGNGDEFFDTVGDPDFDDSSDNDQDAPSDSCCDDDDSNENDIDE
- the LOC129885290 gene encoding uncharacterized protein LOC129885290 isoform X2, giving the protein MMRKMTRSSIDCAVVDVWKRAVGELSTRNFAHRLGASEDLVLRLDVFRKLEKHRGCVNTVSFNADGDIVISGSDDRRIILWDWETGKIVLSFHSGHHNNVFQAKIMPYTDDRSIVTCAADGQVRQAQILEHGKVETKLLAKHQGRAHKLAIEPASPHIVYTCGEDGLVQHIDLRTDTATELFTCQPLRVRRYMSVLHLNAITIDPRKPYLFAVAGSDEFARIFDIRKYKWDGSTDFGQPADYFCPPHLVGDENVGITGLAFSDQSELLVSYNEENIYLFTKDMGLGPDPSPTSPLYNESDESEMGQDHESDASAVDMKSGANIGPQVYKGHRNSETVKGVNFFGPKCEYVVSGSDCGRIFIWKKRGGDLVRVMEADKHVVNCIESHPHTAVLASSGIENDIKIWTPKATERANLPTNIQKQRPKARGWMHHMASPEDLMLQLLSQQRQRTNLESIEENSEVERELLQLILTFNANSDDSSDDGEDTTSGQDSFD
- the LOC129885290 gene encoding uncharacterized protein LOC129885290 isoform X3; the protein is MMRKMTRSSIDCAVVDVWKRAVGELSTRNFAHRLGASEDLVLRLDVFRKLEKHRGCVNTVSFNADGDIVISGSDDRRIILWDWETGKIVLSFHSGHHNNVFQAKIMPYTDDRSIVTCAADGQVRQAQILEHGKVETKLLAKHQGRAHKLAIEPASPHIVYTCGEDGLVQHIDLRTDTATELFTCQPLRVRRYMSVLHLNAITIDPRKPYLFAVAGSDEFARIFDIRKYKWDGSTDFGQPADYFCPPHLVGDENVGITGLAFSDQSELLVSYNEENIYLFTKDMGLGPDPSPTSPLYNESDESEMGQDHESDASAVDMKSGANIGPQVYKGHRNSETVKGVNFFGPKCEYVVSGSDCGRIFIWKKRGGDLVRVMEADKHVVNCIESHPHTAVLASSGIENDIKIWTPKATERANLPTNIQKRPKARGWMHHMASPEDLMLQLLSQQRQRTNLESIEENSEVERELLQLILTFNANSDDSSDDGEDTTSGQDSFD